A single region of the Neodiprion pinetum isolate iyNeoPine1 chromosome 5, iyNeoPine1.2, whole genome shotgun sequence genome encodes:
- the LOC124219452 gene encoding uncharacterized protein: MMMDAAIETEEVIEKPPVSVPVVRVPVKHTNLGIRSHAMDMSTMVELTSFSSLGKIQPFLVTLSTTAALIVDLHCHLKDKEVCGYLGGHWDINAHNLTINYAFPCRCNGKDKTAAAATEAEIARAMEWKHLTLVGWYHSHPRTHASPSLRDVDSQLDYQIKMKGLSDNSYTPCVGLICSPYNTDNNCYESNFNFFWSLPPPENRPHEYPRPMLLSYTLSQEQFLSQEAIDEIKKCVEYYKNDGCVDFKGIFNGSVTYLEKLKSSLESKLPRNQSNGSYWDAIREIVAPGMEDPPTTTQASSIAGNSDIFSNVKFPLVPDPMGRSGINPNNLFLTPVNFKLDSSVSILKPFNVPSTSKDKNDTLEATKGQKFDLPMPDMNLNAKHKLPAEFTSGELTVSVKNSKPDYDFSTADFSKVSNLLSSDSSSHGAGKNRIPEFPLADISQLSKFSDLSKLANFSTSDLAKLSGFSINDIAKTSPAYACNLANLFNPLGGKAQDVTVIDVNKTTEFPISEFISSDISFKPSDVVKGLVAMSTVDTKLTVSELPVGEQKKNPDSGDSSKSTRNDYSMDDVSIANVKSDFGTMLDVTVHGMKQQSGGNDCPDSLNLSIDHQSGK; the protein is encoded by the exons ATGATGATGGATGCCGCGATTGAAACAGAGGAGGTGATAGAAAAACCACCGGTTAGCGTGCCAGTCGTCAGAGTTCCCGTCAAGCACACCAACCTCGGCATCAGAAGTCACGCAAT GGACATGAGCACAATGGTTGAACTGACATCGTTCAGTTCCCTTGGGAAAATTCAGCCATTTCTTGTCACTCTCTCCACAACTGCAGCGCTCATCGTCGACCTGCATTGCCATCTCAAGGACAAGGAGGTGTGTGGTTATCTTGGGGGGCATTGGGACATTAATGCTCACA ATTTGACAATAAACTACGCGTTTCCATGCCGATGTAATGGGAAAGACAAAACTGCAGCTGCAGCAACTGAGGCTGAAATTGCACGAGCCATGGAATGGAAGCATCTCACGTTGGTAGGATGGTATCATTCCCATCCTAGGACGCACGCGTCGCCGTCGCTCCGCGATGTCGATTCTCAACTAGACTATCAGATAAAGATGAAAGGACTGAGTGACAATAGTTACACACCATGTGTCGGGCTTATCTGCT CTCCGTATAACACAGATAATAACTGCTACGAGTCAAACTTCAACTTCTTTTGGTCGCTCCCTCCACCGGAAAATCGGCCTCACGAGTACCCGAGACCAATGCTGCTCAGCTACACCCTGTCCCAGGAACAATTCCTTTCTCAGGAAGCTATTGATGAAATT aaaaaatgtGTCGAGTATTACAAAAATGACGGCTGTGTCGACTTCAAAGGAATCTTTAACGGTTCTGTGAcgtatttggaaaaattgaag AGCTCATTGGAGTCAAAACTACCGAGGAACCAGTCAAACGGATCGTACTGGGACGCCATCAGAGAAATCGTTGCACCTGGAATGGAGGATCCGCCAACGACAACGCAAGCATCGAGCATAGCGGGAAATTCGGATATATTTTCGAATGTCAAGTTCCCGTTGGTGCCTGACCCCATGGGCCGTTCTGGCATCAATCCTAACAATCTTTTCCTCACTCCCGTAAACTTTAAACTAGACTCTAGCGTCTCCATACTGAAGCCGTTCAACGTGCCGTCGACTTCGAAGGACAAAAACGACACCCTTGAAGCCACCAAAGGGCAGAAATTCGACTTACCGATGCCGGATATGAATCTCAATGCGAAGCACAAGTTGCCGGCTGAATTCACATCCGGTGAACTGACCGTTTCCGTAAAGAATTCCAAACCAGACTACGATTTCTCAACCGCGGACTTTTCCAAGGTTAGCAATCTCCTGTCGAGCGATTCCAGCTCCCACGGTGCCGGCAAGAACAGGATTCCTGAATTCCCACTCGCCGATATATCGCAGCTGAGCAAATTCTCGGACCTTTCGAAGCTGGCCAACTTTTCGACCAGTGATTTGGCCAAACTGTCGGGTTTCTCAATAAACGACATTGCCAAGACGTCCCCAGCCTACGCCTGCAACCTAGCCAACCTGTTCAACCCCCTCGGTGGCAAGGCCCAGGACGTGACAGTGATCGACGTTAACAAGACTACCGAATTTCCCATATCCGAATTCATCTCTTCCGACATCTCGTTTAAGCCCTCTGACGTCGTCAAGGGTCTTGTCGCAATGTCGACCGTCGATACAAAACTCACTGTCAGTGAATTGCCCGTCGGTGAACAGAAGAAGAACCCCGACTCCGGGGACTCGTCGAAGTCAACCAGAAACGATTACTCTATGGACGACGTTTCCATCGCGAATGTAAAGTCCGATTTTGGTACTATGCTGGACGTGACGGTGCACGGCATGAAGCAGCAATCTGGCGGCAATGACTGCCCGGACTCTTTGAATTTGAGCATAGATCATCAGTCGGGAAAGTGA